The following are encoded together in the Neofelis nebulosa isolate mNeoNeb1 chromosome 9, mNeoNeb1.pri, whole genome shotgun sequence genome:
- the LOC131484433 gene encoding b(0,+)-type amino acid transporter 1-like isoform X3, whose protein sequence is MERSQERNGGEGVAGREPGGEGLRLRREIGLWSAVSLMAGCMIGSGVFMSPQGVLVYMGSPGASLMVWAGCGLLAMMGALCYAELSALVPKSGGEYAYILQIFGSLPAFLVIYTFVLLVRPAAIAAISLSFAEYAVTPFYPGCSLMPQAVLKGVAASCILLLTLVNCWSSRLATMLVNVCAVAKVFSLLVIVVGGAVVLGQGRGHTETFLLAFHNTTQQAGRIGMAFYQGMWSFDGWNNVNYVVEELKNPKQNLVWAVMIAIPLVTSLYLLVNISYLLVLSPNEILSSDAMAVSWGNQVLGAWAWLVPLAVVLSTFGSANGMFFGGSRVCYVAAREGHMLPWLDHLWNHHWLSLVLADKKEESSSTLQGPCVHCRSPPSSLSSCSLLLSTWCWHPSSTTPRLSSCTSSCSCSVASRSISCLSISTASPGVCRWPPCISSCSWKLLQPLKMLTKGLDCCALPSLLQTPLSPHKWPCEFLYRLTLHNFNEQLEC, encoded by the exons ATGGAGAGAAGTCAGGAAAGAAATGGTGGTGAGGGGGTGGCAGGACGGGAGCCAGGTGGTGAGGGGCTAAGGCTGAGGAGGGAGATTGGTTTGTGGAGTGCCGTGTCCCTGATGGCTGGCTGTATGATTGGCTCTGGTGTCTTCATGTCACCACAGGGGGTCTTGGTCTACATGGGCAGCCCTGGAGCCAGTCTTATGGTCTGGGCAGGCTGTGGCCTCCTGGCCATGATGGGTGCCCTGTGCTATGCTGAGCTGAGTGCCCTGGTTCCCAAATCTGGAGGGGAGTATGCCTACATCCTGCAAATCTTTGGCTCCTTGCCAGCCTTCCTGGTTATCTATACATTTGTGTTGCTGGTCAGACCAGCTGCCATTGCTGCCATCTCCCTGAGCTTCGCTGAGTATGCCGTGACCCCCTTTTACCCTGGCTGCTCCTTGATGCCCCAGGCTGTGCTGAAGGGCGTGGCTGCCTCCTGCATCCTGCTGCTGACGCTGGTCAACTGTTGGAGCTCACGGCTGGCCACCATGCTGGTGAACGTGTGCGCGGTCGCCAAAGTGTTCTCGTTGCTGGTCATCGTGGTGGGTGGGGCCGTGGTGCTGGGCCAGGGCCGGGGCCACACGGAAACCTTTTTGCTTGCCTTCCACAACACAACACAGCAGGCTGGGCGCATTGGCATGGCCTTTTACCAGGGCATGTGGTCCTTCGATGGCTGGAATAACGTCAACTATGTGGTGGAAGAGCTCAAGAATCCAAAG CAGAACCTGGTGTGGGCAGTGATGATCGCCATCCCCCTGGTCACCAGCTTGTACCTCCTGGTCAACATCAGTTACCTGCTAGTGTTGTCGCCCAACGAGATCCTTTCCTCTGATGCTATGGCTGTGAGCTGGGG GAACCAGGTGCTGggggcctgggcctggctggTACCGTTGGCTGTCGTACTCTCGACATTTGGCTCTGCCAATGGGATGTTCTTCGGTGGAAGTCGCGTGTGCTATGTGGCTGCGAGAGAAGGCCACATG CTTCCTTGGCTGGATCACCTATGGAACCACCATTGGCTGTCTCTTGTACTTGCGgataaaaaagaagaatcttCCTCGACCTTACAAG GTCCCTGTGTCCATTGCAGGTCCCCACCATCATCCCTGTCATCATGCTCCTTGCTTCTCTCTACCTGGTGCTGGCACCCATCATCGACCACCCCCAGATTGAGTTCCTGTACATCTTCCTGTTCCTGCTCAGTGGCATCCCGGTCTATTTCCTGTTTGTCTATTTCCACTGCCAGCCCAGgtgtttgcagatggccaccctgTATCTCCAGCTGCTCCTGGAAGTTGCTCCAACCACTAAAAATGTTGACTAAAGGACTGGACTGTTGTGCACTCCCCTCCTTGCTGCAGACACCTCTATCCCCACACAAGTGGCCTTGCGAGTTTCTCTATAGGCTGACTCTGCATAATTTTAATGAGCAACTGGAATGCTAA
- the LOC131484433 gene encoding b(0,+)-type amino acid transporter 1-like isoform X7, which translates to MERSQERNGGEGVAGREPGGEGLRLRREIGLWSAVSLMAGCMIGSGVFMSPQGVLVYMGSPGASLMVWAGCGLLAMMGALCYAELSALVPKSGGEYAYILQIFGSLPAFLVIYTFVLLVRPAAIAAISLSFAEYAVTPFYPGCSLMPQAVLKGVAASCILLLTLVNCWSSRLATMLVNVCAVAKVFSLLVIVVGGAVVLGQGRGHTETFLLAFHNTTQQAGRIGMAFYQGMWSFDGWNNVNYVVEELKNPKQNLVWAVMIAIPLVTSLYLLVNISYLLVLSPNEILSSDAMAVSWGLLLEFLPLTLCCPRNQVLGAWAWLVPLAVVLSTFGSANGMFFGGSRVCYVAAREGHMLPWLDHLWNHHWLSLVLADKKEESSSTLQGPHHHPCHHAPCFSLPGAGTHHRPPPD; encoded by the exons ATGGAGAGAAGTCAGGAAAGAAATGGTGGTGAGGGGGTGGCAGGACGGGAGCCAGGTGGTGAGGGGCTAAGGCTGAGGAGGGAGATTGGTTTGTGGAGTGCCGTGTCCCTGATGGCTGGCTGTATGATTGGCTCTGGTGTCTTCATGTCACCACAGGGGGTCTTGGTCTACATGGGCAGCCCTGGAGCCAGTCTTATGGTCTGGGCAGGCTGTGGCCTCCTGGCCATGATGGGTGCCCTGTGCTATGCTGAGCTGAGTGCCCTGGTTCCCAAATCTGGAGGGGAGTATGCCTACATCCTGCAAATCTTTGGCTCCTTGCCAGCCTTCCTGGTTATCTATACATTTGTGTTGCTGGTCAGACCAGCTGCCATTGCTGCCATCTCCCTGAGCTTCGCTGAGTATGCCGTGACCCCCTTTTACCCTGGCTGCTCCTTGATGCCCCAGGCTGTGCTGAAGGGCGTGGCTGCCTCCTGCATCCTGCTGCTGACGCTGGTCAACTGTTGGAGCTCACGGCTGGCCACCATGCTGGTGAACGTGTGCGCGGTCGCCAAAGTGTTCTCGTTGCTGGTCATCGTGGTGGGTGGGGCCGTGGTGCTGGGCCAGGGCCGGGGCCACACGGAAACCTTTTTGCTTGCCTTCCACAACACAACACAGCAGGCTGGGCGCATTGGCATGGCCTTTTACCAGGGCATGTGGTCCTTCGATGGCTGGAATAACGTCAACTATGTGGTGGAAGAGCTCAAGAATCCAAAG CAGAACCTGGTGTGGGCAGTGATGATCGCCATCCCCCTGGTCACCAGCTTGTACCTCCTGGTCAACATCAGTTACCTGCTAGTGTTGTCGCCCAACGAGATCCTTTCCTCTGATGCTATGGCTGTGAGCTGGGG TTTGCTGCTGGAGTTCCTTCCCTTGACCCTCTGTTGTCCTAGGAACCAGGTGCTGggggcctgggcctggctggTACCGTTGGCTGTCGTACTCTCGACATTTGGCTCTGCCAATGGGATGTTCTTCGGTGGAAGTCGCGTGTGCTATGTGGCTGCGAGAGAAGGCCACATG CTTCCTTGGCTGGATCACCTATGGAACCACCATTGGCTGTCTCTTGTACTTGCGgataaaaaagaagaatcttCCTCGACCTTACAAG GTCCCCACCATCATCCCTGTCATCATGCTCCTTGCTTCTCTCTACCTGGTGCTGGCACCCATCATCGACCACCCCCAGATTGA
- the LOC131484433 gene encoding b(0,+)-type amino acid transporter 1-like isoform X1, translated as MERSQERNGGEGVAGREPGGEGLRLRREIGLWSAVSLMAGCMIGSGVFMSPQGVLVYMGSPGASLMVWAGCGLLAMMGALCYAELSALVPKSGGEYAYILQIFGSLPAFLVIYTFVLLVRPAAIAAISLSFAEYAVTPFYPGCSLMPQAVLKGVAASCILLLTLVNCWSSRLATMLVNVCAVAKVFSLLVIVVGGAVVLGQGRGHTETFLLAFHNTTQQAGRIGMAFYQGMWSFDGWNNVNYVVEELKNPKQNLVWAVMIAIPLVTSLYLLVNISYLLVLSPNEILSSDAMAVSWGLLLEFLPLTLCCPRNQVLGAWAWLVPLAVVLSTFGSANGMFFGGSRVCYVAAREGHMLPWLDHLWNHHWLSLVLADKKEESSSTLQGPCVHCRSPPSSLSSCSLLLSTWCWHPSSTTPRLSSCTSSCSCSVASRSISCLSISTASPGVCRWPPCISSCSWKLLQPLKMLTKGLDCCALPSLLQTPLSPHKWPCEFLYRLTLHNFNEQLEC; from the exons ATGGAGAGAAGTCAGGAAAGAAATGGTGGTGAGGGGGTGGCAGGACGGGAGCCAGGTGGTGAGGGGCTAAGGCTGAGGAGGGAGATTGGTTTGTGGAGTGCCGTGTCCCTGATGGCTGGCTGTATGATTGGCTCTGGTGTCTTCATGTCACCACAGGGGGTCTTGGTCTACATGGGCAGCCCTGGAGCCAGTCTTATGGTCTGGGCAGGCTGTGGCCTCCTGGCCATGATGGGTGCCCTGTGCTATGCTGAGCTGAGTGCCCTGGTTCCCAAATCTGGAGGGGAGTATGCCTACATCCTGCAAATCTTTGGCTCCTTGCCAGCCTTCCTGGTTATCTATACATTTGTGTTGCTGGTCAGACCAGCTGCCATTGCTGCCATCTCCCTGAGCTTCGCTGAGTATGCCGTGACCCCCTTTTACCCTGGCTGCTCCTTGATGCCCCAGGCTGTGCTGAAGGGCGTGGCTGCCTCCTGCATCCTGCTGCTGACGCTGGTCAACTGTTGGAGCTCACGGCTGGCCACCATGCTGGTGAACGTGTGCGCGGTCGCCAAAGTGTTCTCGTTGCTGGTCATCGTGGTGGGTGGGGCCGTGGTGCTGGGCCAGGGCCGGGGCCACACGGAAACCTTTTTGCTTGCCTTCCACAACACAACACAGCAGGCTGGGCGCATTGGCATGGCCTTTTACCAGGGCATGTGGTCCTTCGATGGCTGGAATAACGTCAACTATGTGGTGGAAGAGCTCAAGAATCCAAAG CAGAACCTGGTGTGGGCAGTGATGATCGCCATCCCCCTGGTCACCAGCTTGTACCTCCTGGTCAACATCAGTTACCTGCTAGTGTTGTCGCCCAACGAGATCCTTTCCTCTGATGCTATGGCTGTGAGCTGGGG TTTGCTGCTGGAGTTCCTTCCCTTGACCCTCTGTTGTCCTAGGAACCAGGTGCTGggggcctgggcctggctggTACCGTTGGCTGTCGTACTCTCGACATTTGGCTCTGCCAATGGGATGTTCTTCGGTGGAAGTCGCGTGTGCTATGTGGCTGCGAGAGAAGGCCACATG CTTCCTTGGCTGGATCACCTATGGAACCACCATTGGCTGTCTCTTGTACTTGCGgataaaaaagaagaatcttCCTCGACCTTACAAG GTCCCTGTGTCCATTGCAGGTCCCCACCATCATCCCTGTCATCATGCTCCTTGCTTCTCTCTACCTGGTGCTGGCACCCATCATCGACCACCCCCAGATTGAGTTCCTGTACATCTTCCTGTTCCTGCTCAGTGGCATCCCGGTCTATTTCCTGTTTGTCTATTTCCACTGCCAGCCCAGgtgtttgcagatggccaccctgTATCTCCAGCTGCTCCTGGAAGTTGCTCCAACCACTAAAAATGTTGACTAAAGGACTGGACTGTTGTGCACTCCCCTCCTTGCTGCAGACACCTCTATCCCCACACAAGTGGCCTTGCGAGTTTCTCTATAGGCTGACTCTGCATAATTTTAATGAGCAACTGGAATGCTAA
- the LOC131484433 gene encoding b(0,+)-type amino acid transporter 1-like isoform X8, translating to MERSQERNGGEGVAGREPGGEGLRLRREIGLWSAVSLMAGCMIGSGVFMSPQGVLVYMGSPGASLMVWAGCGLLAMMGALCYAELSALVPKSGGEYAYILQIFGSLPAFLVIYTFVLLVRPAAIAAISLSFAEYAVTPFYPGCSLMPQAVLKGVAASCILLLTLVNCWSSRLATMLVNVCAVAKVFSLLVIVVGGAVVLGQGRGHTETFLLAFHNTTQQAGRIGMAFYQGMWSFDGWNNVNYVVEELKNPKLPWLDHLWNHHWLSLVLADKKEESSSTLQGPCVHCRSPPSSLSSCSLLLSTWCWHPSSTTPRLSSCTSSCSCSVASRSISCLSISTASPGVCRWPPCISSCSWKLLQPLKMLTKGLDCCALPSLLQTPLSPHKWPCEFLYRLTLHNFNEQLEC from the exons ATGGAGAGAAGTCAGGAAAGAAATGGTGGTGAGGGGGTGGCAGGACGGGAGCCAGGTGGTGAGGGGCTAAGGCTGAGGAGGGAGATTGGTTTGTGGAGTGCCGTGTCCCTGATGGCTGGCTGTATGATTGGCTCTGGTGTCTTCATGTCACCACAGGGGGTCTTGGTCTACATGGGCAGCCCTGGAGCCAGTCTTATGGTCTGGGCAGGCTGTGGCCTCCTGGCCATGATGGGTGCCCTGTGCTATGCTGAGCTGAGTGCCCTGGTTCCCAAATCTGGAGGGGAGTATGCCTACATCCTGCAAATCTTTGGCTCCTTGCCAGCCTTCCTGGTTATCTATACATTTGTGTTGCTGGTCAGACCAGCTGCCATTGCTGCCATCTCCCTGAGCTTCGCTGAGTATGCCGTGACCCCCTTTTACCCTGGCTGCTCCTTGATGCCCCAGGCTGTGCTGAAGGGCGTGGCTGCCTCCTGCATCCTGCTGCTGACGCTGGTCAACTGTTGGAGCTCACGGCTGGCCACCATGCTGGTGAACGTGTGCGCGGTCGCCAAAGTGTTCTCGTTGCTGGTCATCGTGGTGGGTGGGGCCGTGGTGCTGGGCCAGGGCCGGGGCCACACGGAAACCTTTTTGCTTGCCTTCCACAACACAACACAGCAGGCTGGGCGCATTGGCATGGCCTTTTACCAGGGCATGTGGTCCTTCGATGGCTGGAATAACGTCAACTATGTGGTGGAAGAGCTCAAGAATCCAAAG CTTCCTTGGCTGGATCACCTATGGAACCACCATTGGCTGTCTCTTGTACTTGCGgataaaaaagaagaatcttCCTCGACCTTACAAG GTCCCTGTGTCCATTGCAGGTCCCCACCATCATCCCTGTCATCATGCTCCTTGCTTCTCTCTACCTGGTGCTGGCACCCATCATCGACCACCCCCAGATTGAGTTCCTGTACATCTTCCTGTTCCTGCTCAGTGGCATCCCGGTCTATTTCCTGTTTGTCTATTTCCACTGCCAGCCCAGgtgtttgcagatggccaccctgTATCTCCAGCTGCTCCTGGAAGTTGCTCCAACCACTAAAAATGTTGACTAAAGGACTGGACTGTTGTGCACTCCCCTCCTTGCTGCAGACACCTCTATCCCCACACAAGTGGCCTTGCGAGTTTCTCTATAGGCTGACTCTGCATAATTTTAATGAGCAACTGGAATGCTAA